In a genomic window of Terriglobia bacterium:
- a CDS encoding YqgE/AlgH family protein: MSRTSRLFLKAVFCTMALCGALFAQSTKTEDLAAGKLLVMERDAPDPNFAESVILLLHYGPDGVVGLMLNHAASVPLSRLNEFDGTGNRSDPLYVGGPVELDSVTALVRTSTAPPGGMQVAADIYAVQTKRGLEAAIKTSKGPEDLRIYLGYCGWSFAQLQNEVKLGSWYIFDRGESFAFDSTPSTLWKRLVDRVGLKIAFAPIP, encoded by the coding sequence ATGTCACGGACATCCCGGCTTTTCCTGAAAGCGGTCTTCTGCACGATGGCGCTGTGCGGCGCGCTTTTCGCCCAGAGTACGAAGACGGAAGATCTTGCAGCGGGAAAATTGCTCGTGATGGAGCGCGATGCGCCCGATCCCAACTTTGCCGAATCCGTGATTCTGCTGCTTCACTACGGCCCGGACGGCGTCGTGGGGCTGATGCTGAATCATGCGGCGAGCGTACCGCTATCCCGTCTGAATGAGTTCGATGGTACGGGCAACCGCTCCGATCCGTTGTATGTGGGCGGACCCGTCGAACTGGATTCCGTCACCGCTCTGGTTCGAACATCGACTGCTCCACCAGGCGGCATGCAGGTCGCTGCGGATATCTACGCCGTCCAGACCAAACGCGGTCTTGAAGCCGCGATCAAGACGTCAAAAGGGCCTGAAGATCTGCGCATCTACCTCGGCTACTGCGGTTGGAGCTTTGCGCAGTTGCAGAATGAGGTGAAGCTCGGCAGTTGGTACATCTTCGATCGCGGAGAGAGCTTCGCTTTCGACTCGACGCCGTCCACACTCTGGAAGCGGCTCGTCGATCGGGTCGGACTCAAGATCGCGTTTGCGCCGATACCTTGA
- a CDS encoding NADP(H)-dependent aldo-keto reductase has translation MEYRKLGHTDIKVSVIGLGTMTFGEQNTEAEGHEQIDYALDQGVNLLDTAEMYSVPPHEETYGSTERIIGTWFKKTGKRDKVVLCTKVAGPTQVLGLDYVRGANNVLDRKNITAAVEASLQRLQTDYIDLYQLHWPDRSTNFFGQMGYQHLENEKTVPIEETLEVMTGLVRSGKVRHVGLSNETPWGVHRFLQAAEQRGLARVASIQNPYNLLNRTFEIGLSEMAIRENVGLLAYSPLAFGMLSGKFLNGARPPEARVVRWSRFARYNGEIADRTSAAYVDIARRHELDPAQMALAFVNRQRFVSSNLIGATTMAQLKTNLGSAAVKLRPEVLDEIEAVHRAQPNPCP, from the coding sequence ATGGAATATCGAAAACTGGGTCACACGGATATCAAAGTCAGCGTCATCGGGCTCGGTACGATGACCTTCGGCGAGCAGAATACCGAAGCCGAAGGCCACGAACAGATCGACTATGCGCTGGACCAGGGCGTGAATCTGCTCGACACCGCGGAGATGTACTCGGTGCCGCCGCACGAGGAAACCTACGGTTCAACCGAGCGCATCATCGGCACATGGTTCAAGAAAACCGGCAAGCGCGACAAGGTTGTGTTGTGCACGAAGGTGGCGGGTCCCACGCAGGTCCTGGGGTTGGATTACGTTCGCGGCGCTAACAATGTCCTCGATCGCAAGAATATTACGGCCGCGGTCGAAGCGAGTCTGCAGCGGCTGCAGACCGATTACATCGACCTCTATCAGCTGCATTGGCCGGACCGCAGCACGAATTTCTTCGGCCAGATGGGCTATCAGCATTTGGAAAACGAAAAGACGGTTCCCATCGAAGAAACTTTGGAAGTGATGACCGGCCTTGTGCGCTCGGGCAAAGTCCGTCATGTCGGTTTGTCGAACGAAACGCCGTGGGGCGTGCATCGCTTTCTGCAGGCTGCGGAACAGCGCGGCCTGGCGCGCGTGGCGAGCATTCAGAATCCATACAACCTGTTAAATCGCACTTTCGAGATTGGTTTGTCCGAAATGGCGATTCGCGAAAACGTGGGACTTCTGGCCTACTCGCCTCTCGCCTTCGGCATGCTGTCGGGCAAGTTTTTGAATGGCGCGCGGCCGCCCGAAGCGCGAGTGGTGCGCTGGAGCCGCTTTGCGCGCTACAACGGCGAGATTGCGGACCGGACATCGGCGGCTTACGTGGATATCGCGCGCCGGCATGAACTCGATCCCGCACAGATGGCGCTGGCTTTTGTGAATCGGCAGCGCTTCGTCTCCAGCAATCTGATCGGCGCCACCACGATGGCACAACTCAAAACCAATCTGGGAAGCGCTGCGGTCAAGCTGCGGCCGGAAGTGTTGGATGAAATCGAAGCGGTGCATCGGGCTCAGCCCAATCCCTGTCCGTGA
- a CDS encoding DUF481 domain-containing protein — translation MPDTLTLTNGEILIGKLVRSAGDSVTFHSDGAGDVTISWAKVKDFTSTRTFAVVPKGVQLQGKQVDGKIPRGAIHVAEQQIQITSGGQPLQTVPTTGAAFVVDDDSYQRALRPRGFKEDWKGAVTGGVALVIATQKSETYTAAAHLVRAIPAEDWLEARNRTLINFLESYGKIHQPDTPEIKTDIFRFDAERDEYFSSRLYGLGQAAFDHNFSEGLTLQQTYSGGVGWTAVKSARETLDFKASGSYISQNFTDGTTTNLVGSVFGETFHRDISPGVKFDEQITAIPAWNKTSAVSANGGAGITVALHKSLNLNVSALDTFLNDPPPGFKKNSFQFITGVTYSLP, via the coding sequence ATGCCGGACACACTGACCCTCACCAACGGCGAGATCCTTATCGGAAAACTGGTGCGATCGGCCGGCGACTCGGTGACGTTTCACAGCGATGGAGCTGGAGACGTGACCATATCGTGGGCGAAGGTCAAAGACTTCACTTCCACACGCACATTCGCGGTAGTCCCCAAGGGTGTTCAGCTCCAGGGGAAACAGGTGGACGGCAAGATCCCGCGCGGTGCCATTCATGTAGCGGAGCAGCAGATTCAGATCACGTCCGGAGGCCAACCGCTCCAAACTGTTCCAACGACCGGTGCCGCATTTGTGGTGGATGACGACTCCTACCAGCGAGCGCTGCGTCCCCGCGGATTCAAGGAAGACTGGAAAGGCGCCGTCACCGGCGGCGTGGCGCTGGTGATCGCGACGCAAAAAAGCGAGACATACACGGCAGCTGCGCATCTGGTCCGGGCGATTCCCGCGGAGGACTGGCTGGAGGCGCGCAACCGCACGCTGATTAATTTCCTCGAGTCCTACGGCAAGATTCACCAACCCGACACGCCCGAAATCAAAACCGACATCTTTCGTTTCGACGCGGAGCGCGATGAGTACTTTTCATCGCGGCTCTATGGGCTGGGCCAGGCGGCATTCGATCACAACTTTTCAGAGGGTTTGACGCTGCAGCAGACGTACAGCGGTGGCGTCGGCTGGACCGCCGTTAAATCCGCCAGGGAGACGCTCGATTTCAAAGCATCCGGCAGTTACATCTCGCAAAACTTCACCGACGGGACGACCACGAACCTGGTCGGTTCGGTGTTCGGTGAAACGTTTCATCGGGACATCTCGCCGGGAGTCAAGTTTGACGAACAGATCACGGCGATTCCCGCGTGGAACAAGACCAGCGCTGTTTCGGCCAACGGCGGCGCCGGAATCACCGTTGCCCTGCATAAGAGCCTGAATCTGAATGTGAGCGCCCTGGACACGTTCCTGAATGACCCTCCGCCCGGATTCAAAAAGAACTCGTTCCAGTTCATTACCGGCGTCACGTACTCGCTGCCGTAG
- a CDS encoding VOC family protein, producing the protein MSKQPSIDRLDQAISRILTSPDARPEPADAELADAELMELLMMARDLRELPSPAFKAGLRADLERKAQMSTKTVVFREGFRTVTPYLVLADPGYPDFLKNVFGAVETERTTMGPDRFHAEFRIGDSMLMIGVGSGRTMPGGLQLYVPDADEVFKRAIEAGCRELEPMVDAHWEPVRFGCVQDPAGNDWVISTHRGNSYIPEGRHALSASLAAAGAARLIEFMKQAFDAKEVQRYEWPENGLYASMRIGDSVIGVSEAGNHEWMQATPSMIYLYVPDCDALYQQALRAGATSLSAPTNQSYGDRSAGVTDAWGNMWYMATPQ; encoded by the coding sequence ATGAGTAAACAGCCGTCCATCGATCGATTGGATCAGGCCATCAGCCGGATTCTTACGAGTCCTGATGCCAGGCCCGAGCCCGCTGACGCTGAACTGGCGGACGCTGAACTGATGGAACTCCTGATGATGGCCCGAGACTTGCGGGAGCTGCCGTCGCCGGCTTTCAAGGCGGGTCTCCGGGCAGATCTTGAAAGGAAAGCGCAGATGAGCACAAAAACAGTCGTGTTTCGCGAGGGATTTCGTACCGTTACGCCGTATCTGGTTCTTGCGGACCCGGGGTATCCGGATTTCCTGAAGAACGTGTTCGGAGCCGTCGAGACAGAACGCACGACGATGGGTCCGGACCGCTTCCATGCCGAATTCCGGATCGGCGATTCAATGTTGATGATTGGAGTCGGTTCCGGCCGCACGATGCCGGGAGGGCTCCAGCTGTACGTGCCGGATGCCGATGAAGTGTTCAAGCGAGCCATCGAAGCCGGCTGCAGGGAACTGGAGCCGATGGTCGATGCCCACTGGGAACCTGTCCGCTTCGGTTGCGTGCAGGATCCGGCGGGCAACGACTGGGTGATCTCAACGCACCGCGGAAACAGCTACATCCCGGAAGGCCGCCATGCCTTATCGGCAAGTCTCGCCGCGGCGGGAGCGGCACGGCTGATCGAATTCATGAAGCAGGCATTCGATGCAAAAGAAGTTCAACGGTATGAATGGCCGGAGAACGGTTTGTATGCGTCGATGAGAATCGGCGATTCGGTCATCGGAGTGAGCGAAGCCGGCAATCACGAGTGGATGCAGGCGACGCCGTCGATGATCTACCTGTATGTTCCGGATTGCGACGCCCTCTACCAGCAGGCGCTGCGCGCCGGCGCGACGTCGCTTTCCGCTCCCACCAACCAGTCTTACGGTGACCGCAGCGCCGGCGTCACCGATGCGTGGGGCAACATGTGGTACATGGCCACGCCGCAGTAG
- a CDS encoding sigma-70 family RNA polymerase sigma factor gives MEQERLLIEAAQKDPSRFADLYETHFERVYAFVVRRVQDRHEAEDLTSEVFHHALANLSRFEWRGVPFAVWLYRIAANVIADRGRRLKPTVDVEAADDLDRSRWQEIERRATLFQLVERLPEDQRSVVLKRFVEQKSIKEIAAEIGRSEGAVKQLQFRALESLRARVGVSHE, from the coding sequence ATGGAGCAAGAACGGCTGCTGATCGAGGCCGCTCAGAAAGATCCGAGCCGCTTCGCCGACTTGTACGAAACCCACTTCGAGCGCGTTTACGCATTCGTCGTTCGCCGCGTACAGGACCGCCATGAGGCCGAGGACCTCACCTCGGAGGTGTTCCATCACGCATTGGCAAACCTCTCGCGCTTCGAGTGGCGCGGGGTGCCGTTTGCGGTGTGGCTGTACCGGATTGCTGCAAATGTGATCGCCGACCGGGGACGGAGACTGAAGCCCACCGTCGATGTCGAAGCTGCCGACGACCTCGATCGCTCCAGATGGCAGGAGATCGAGCGCCGCGCAACCTTATTTCAACTGGTAGAGCGTCTTCCCGAAGACCAGCGGTCCGTTGTTCTCAAACGATTCGTGGAGCAGAAAAGCATCAAAGAGATTGCCGCAGAGATCGGCCGCTCCGAAGGCGCGGTCAAGCAGCTGCAGTTCAGGGCGCTCGAAAGCCTGAGGGCGCGCGTAGGTGTGAGCCATGAGTAA
- a CDS encoding c-type cytochrome, which produces MWLISPSALAAQSQKKTSVWQGAYTAEQAERGQKLYAANCGGCHQADLGGKGEMPALKGDNFMERWHDYSVKPLFDLIKTEMPPLRFRTPETKPLPDNTYVDIISYIFKTNGFPAGNTELTLANLDKVQILGRNGIQPPPQYALVQTVGCMTYRRVSWTITSAAELVRATMPDISTKDEIDAAKTKLLGLREYRLADFGYLGRGFAPDDLEGHRILVKGYIIRQSEFERISVTSVTDIAPECE; this is translated from the coding sequence TTGTGGCTAATTTCCCCCTCGGCTCTCGCCGCGCAGTCCCAAAAGAAAACCAGCGTCTGGCAAGGCGCATACACCGCCGAACAGGCGGAGCGCGGCCAGAAACTGTATGCCGCCAACTGCGGGGGCTGCCACCAGGCGGATCTGGGCGGAAAGGGCGAGATGCCGGCGCTCAAGGGCGACAACTTCATGGAGCGTTGGCATGACTACAGCGTCAAGCCGCTGTTCGACCTGATCAAGACCGAGATGCCGCCGCTCCGTTTTCGAACCCCGGAAACGAAACCGCTTCCCGACAATACTTACGTCGACATCATTAGTTATATCTTCAAGACCAACGGATTTCCGGCCGGCAACACCGAGTTGACGCTCGCCAATCTGGACAAGGTTCAGATTCTCGGCCGCAATGGTATTCAGCCGCCTCCGCAATATGCCCTGGTCCAGACGGTGGGCTGTATGACCTACCGGCGGGTCTCGTGGACGATAACCAGCGCAGCCGAACTGGTGCGCGCAACCATGCCGGACATTTCAACCAAAGATGAGATCGACGCCGCAAAAACCAAGTTGCTCGGCCTGCGCGAGTACCGGCTCGCCGACTTCGGATACCTCGGAAGGGGATTCGCGCCGGACGACCTGGAGGGGCATCGGATTCTGGTAAAGGGTTACATCATCCGGCAGAGCGAGTTTGAACGCATCAGCGTTACATCGGTGACCGACATCGCTCCGGAATGTGAATAA
- a CDS encoding 4-hydroxy-3-methylbut-2-enyl diphosphate reductase → MQQDTKTVLLPKPRGFCAGVIRAIDIVEIALERLGAPVYVRKEIVHNRFVVEDLASRGAIFVDSLTEVPDGAVTIFSAHGVAPDVREDAVRRKLRVIDATCPLVTKVHIEVVRYAQEGYSIVLIGHHNHDEVVGTYGEAPDHIHIVSTVEDVDALQVVDRNRIIYATQTTLSLDDTQSIVDRLKERFPSIISPASSDICYATQNRQIAVKTLAAEADLILVVGSENSSNSNRLVEVARGKDAVAHLIGSARDIRLEWLERCTTVGVTAGASTPEILVQEVVQELRELGFTNTRELDLIEENVHFPLPAPLEKFERVNF, encoded by the coding sequence ATGCAACAGGATACGAAAACGGTCTTACTGCCCAAGCCGAGGGGGTTCTGCGCCGGGGTTATTCGAGCCATCGATATTGTGGAAATCGCCCTGGAGCGGCTGGGCGCGCCGGTATATGTAAGAAAAGAAATCGTTCATAACCGGTTCGTCGTGGAAGATCTGGCCTCCCGCGGAGCCATTTTTGTGGATTCGCTTACCGAAGTGCCGGACGGCGCCGTAACGATCTTCAGCGCCCACGGTGTGGCGCCCGACGTTCGCGAGGACGCAGTCCGCAGAAAACTGCGCGTGATCGACGCCACCTGTCCCCTGGTCACGAAAGTCCATATCGAAGTGGTGCGGTATGCGCAGGAGGGTTACAGCATCGTTCTGATCGGTCACCACAATCACGACGAAGTCGTTGGAACATACGGCGAGGCTCCGGATCACATCCACATCGTATCGACGGTTGAAGATGTGGATGCCCTCCAGGTCGTCGACCGGAATCGCATTATCTATGCGACTCAGACCACGCTCAGCCTCGATGACACGCAATCCATCGTCGATCGTCTAAAAGAAAGATTCCCTTCGATCATTTCTCCAGCAAGCTCCGATATCTGTTATGCAACGCAGAATCGGCAAATCGCCGTAAAAACACTGGCCGCAGAAGCCGATCTCATTCTCGTCGTCGGTTCCGAAAACAGCTCCAATTCGAACAGACTTGTCGAGGTTGCCCGCGGTAAAGACGCGGTCGCGCACCTCATCGGGAGTGCCCGTGATATCCGCCTCGAGTGGCTCGAGCGCTGTACTACCGTTGGTGTGACTGCCGGAGCGTCTACACCGGAAATCCTGGTTCAGGAAGTCGTCCAGGAACTGCGCGAACTGGGTTTCACAAATACGCGAGAGCTGGATCTCATCGAAGAAAACGTGCATTTTCCTCTACCAGCTCCGTTGGAAAAATTCGAACGGGTCAATTTTTAG
- the shc gene encoding squalene--hopene cyclase has translation MSQNLELETQSLFDESLDRAASFLLDLQHEDGYWLGELEADTTLESDYIFYLHVIGKFDAGRVRKLAEYIRRRQLSDGGWNIFSGGPSEVNATVKAYFALKLAGDSPDASHMVHARRRVRELGGLEHTNSFTRLYLALGGVVGWEMVPAIPPELMFLPNWAYINIYEMSSWTRAIVVPLTILYARKPCWPVPQSAHLDELFKDKSKAAAAFAMRPEISWRNAFLGLDRALKVYEHSPWKPGRERAVKRAADWMLEHLERSEGLAAIYPAMMNSIFALMALGRSPSHPATAEQIREFSRFEIDEAGTIRLQPCLSPVWDTAIAAFTLMESGTQCNNALTKAADWLLEKQILGAGDWQIKNRDAAPGGWAFEFRNDFYPDVDDTAFVLMALQHIPYPDRKRMDQSIELGTKWLVSMQNRDGGWGAFDRDNDRSILNHIPFADHNAMLDPSSPDVTARAVECLGRFGWTMSDDRIQRAVDYLLREQYPGGPWYGRWGVNYVYGTSGVLRALAEVGLKDHPAMVKAAEWLKSVQNTDGGFGESCSSYDDPSLMARGESTASQTAWGLLGLLTVYGANDPAVQSAAAYLTEHQNRQGSWDEQPFTGTGFPKVFYLKYHLYRHYFPMFALARYNQSSRVV, from the coding sequence ATGTCACAGAATCTCGAACTCGAGACACAATCTCTGTTTGATGAATCGCTCGACCGGGCGGCTTCGTTTCTCCTTGATCTGCAACACGAAGACGGCTACTGGCTGGGCGAACTCGAAGCTGACACGACGCTCGAATCGGACTACATCTTCTACCTGCACGTTATCGGAAAATTCGATGCCGGCCGCGTCCGGAAGCTGGCGGAGTACATCCGGCGGCGGCAATTAAGCGACGGCGGCTGGAATATCTTCAGCGGCGGCCCGTCCGAGGTGAACGCCACCGTCAAGGCGTATTTCGCTCTCAAACTTGCAGGGGACTCCCCCGACGCATCCCACATGGTTCACGCGCGCCGGCGCGTCCGCGAACTCGGGGGGCTCGAACACACCAATTCGTTTACACGGCTTTATCTCGCTCTCGGCGGTGTGGTCGGCTGGGAGATGGTTCCGGCGATACCGCCCGAGTTGATGTTTCTTCCGAACTGGGCCTACATCAACATCTATGAGATGTCCTCATGGACCCGCGCGATTGTGGTCCCGCTGACGATCCTGTACGCGCGCAAACCCTGCTGGCCGGTGCCGCAGAGCGCGCACCTGGACGAGTTATTCAAAGACAAGTCCAAAGCCGCGGCAGCATTCGCGATGCGGCCGGAAATCAGCTGGCGCAATGCGTTCCTGGGACTCGACCGCGCCTTGAAGGTTTACGAACACAGCCCGTGGAAGCCCGGACGCGAACGCGCCGTGAAACGGGCGGCGGACTGGATGCTCGAGCATCTGGAGCGCTCGGAAGGACTGGCGGCGATCTATCCGGCGATGATGAATTCCATCTTCGCGCTGATGGCTCTCGGCCGTTCGCCGTCACACCCCGCGACGGCGGAACAGATTCGCGAATTCAGCCGTTTTGAAATCGACGAAGCCGGAACCATCCGGCTGCAACCGTGCCTCTCGCCCGTCTGGGATACCGCCATCGCGGCATTCACGCTGATGGAATCCGGAACGCAGTGCAACAACGCGCTGACGAAAGCGGCGGACTGGCTCCTGGAAAAACAGATCCTCGGCGCGGGCGACTGGCAGATCAAGAATCGCGACGCGGCTCCCGGGGGATGGGCCTTCGAATTCCGCAATGACTTCTATCCCGACGTGGACGATACCGCATTCGTCCTGATGGCGCTGCAACACATTCCCTACCCCGACCGGAAGAGGATGGACCAGTCGATTGAACTGGGAACCAAGTGGCTCGTCAGCATGCAGAATCGCGACGGCGGCTGGGGAGCGTTCGACCGTGACAACGATCGATCGATCCTGAATCACATACCGTTCGCCGACCACAACGCCATGCTCGATCCGTCTTCTCCCGACGTCACCGCGCGAGCGGTTGAATGTCTGGGCCGCTTCGGCTGGACGATGTCGGATGACAGAATTCAGCGGGCGGTCGACTATCTGTTGCGCGAGCAATATCCCGGCGGGCCCTGGTATGGCCGCTGGGGCGTCAATTATGTTTACGGTACCAGCGGCGTATTGCGCGCGCTCGCGGAAGTCGGATTGAAAGATCATCCGGCCATGGTCAAAGCGGCGGAGTGGCTGAAATCCGTGCAGAATACGGACGGCGGTTTCGGAGAATCGTGCAGTTCGTACGACGATCCATCGTTGATGGCGCGCGGTGAAAGCACGGCATCGCAAACCGCATGGGGGCTGCTGGGACTACTGACTGTCTATGGAGCAAATGATCCGGCCGTGCAGTCTGCGGCCGCTTACCTGACGGAGCATCAGAACCGCCAGGGTTCATGGGATGAACAGCCGTTCACGGGGACAGGATTCCCGAAAGTGTTCTATTTGAAGTATCACTTGTATCGGCATTACTTTCCGATGTTCGCTCTGGCCCGATACAATCAATCCTCGAGGGTGGTGTAG
- the hpnH gene encoding adenosyl-hopene transferase HpnH — MRFPLSMTASMSKYIAGKRLRGADKFPLVMMLEPLHACNLTCTGCGRIREYADTIKEKLSVQQCLDAAEECGAPIVSICGGEPMIYPELGTLVDELLDRKKHIYLCTHGMFLRKRLHEFKPSSRLFFNVHLDGLEKTHDLCVERDGVFKQAIEGIKAAKDAGFLVCTNTTIFKETDLNEIRQLFEYLSELRVDGFMVSPAYSYAAVQSKDIFMSRQDIREKFRLVRELLGEFQLMTSPIYLEFLSGERDMMCTAWGNPTYNPRGWKGPCYLMTDAHHKTFKDLIEKTPWENYGHGRDPRCADCMVHAGYEPSAVLGANRKLGDSWKLLKWQLSSPAKPRPRSVTA; from the coding sequence GTGAGATTTCCATTAAGCATGACTGCAAGCATGTCGAAGTACATCGCGGGTAAACGCCTGCGCGGTGCGGACAAATTTCCCCTGGTGATGATGCTCGAGCCGCTGCACGCGTGTAACCTGACGTGCACGGGCTGCGGACGCATCCGGGAGTACGCGGACACAATCAAAGAAAAGTTGTCCGTTCAACAATGCCTCGACGCGGCCGAAGAATGCGGGGCGCCCATCGTCTCGATCTGCGGCGGCGAGCCCATGATCTATCCCGAACTGGGAACGCTGGTCGACGAACTACTGGACCGCAAGAAGCACATCTATCTCTGCACGCACGGCATGTTCCTGCGCAAGCGCCTGCATGAATTCAAGCCATCGTCGCGGCTTTTTTTCAATGTGCATCTGGATGGGCTCGAAAAAACTCACGATCTCTGCGTCGAACGCGACGGCGTGTTCAAGCAGGCCATCGAGGGGATCAAAGCAGCGAAAGACGCCGGCTTTCTGGTTTGCACGAATACGACAATCTTCAAAGAAACCGACCTGAACGAAATCCGCCAGCTTTTCGAATACCTCAGCGAACTCCGGGTGGACGGATTCATGGTTTCGCCCGCTTACTCATACGCCGCGGTGCAGTCCAAAGATATCTTCATGTCACGCCAGGACATCCGCGAGAAATTCCGGCTGGTGCGCGAGCTTCTGGGAGAGTTTCAGCTGATGACCTCGCCGATCTACCTGGAGTTCCTCTCCGGCGAAAGAGACATGATGTGCACAGCATGGGGCAATCCGACCTACAACCCTCGCGGTTGGAAGGGCCCCTGCTATTTGATGACGGACGCCCATCACAAGACGTTCAAGGACCTGATCGAAAAAACCCCCTGGGAAAATTACGGACATGGACGTGATCCCCGGTGCGCTGATTGCATGGTGCATGCCGGCTACGAGCCCTCCGCGGTGCTGGGAGCGAATCGTAAGCTCGGAGACAGCTGGAAGCTGTTGAAGTGGCAGCTGTCGAGTCCTGCAAAACCGCGGCCGCGGAGCGTCACTGCCTGA
- the hpnA gene encoding hopanoid-associated sugar epimerase has product MTTLVTGATGFVGLHLTRLLTGKTTGIRVLVRPSSQRRFIQELPVEFVEGDLRDRASLENALKGVKRVFHVAADYRLWSRNPDELYESNVQGTRNLVEASRGAGVERFVYTSTVGTIAVPHWHGLPDERTMATLSDMIGHYKKSKLLAELEVLEASARGFPAVIVNPTTPVGPCDWKPTPSGRIVLDFLNGQMPAYVDTGMNFVAVEDVAAGHWLAAERGRIGQRYILGCRNLTLKQVLDSLAAATQRSAPRIRMPHAVALAAGYAESIFCSITGREPRIPLEGVRMARHKMFVDSSLAVRELGFAPGSVDAALERAARWYMENNYIARAKSA; this is encoded by the coding sequence ATGACGACACTCGTCACCGGTGCGACTGGATTTGTCGGATTGCACCTGACGCGCCTTCTCACCGGGAAGACGACGGGCATTCGTGTGCTTGTGCGGCCCTCGAGCCAGCGCCGTTTTATCCAGGAACTTCCGGTCGAGTTCGTTGAAGGAGATCTGCGCGACCGGGCGTCGCTCGAAAACGCTCTTAAAGGTGTGAAGCGCGTCTTTCACGTGGCTGCCGATTACCGGCTGTGGTCCAGGAATCCGGACGAGCTATACGAGAGCAACGTTCAAGGCACACGGAACCTGGTCGAAGCCTCCCGCGGCGCAGGAGTTGAACGTTTTGTTTATACCAGCACGGTGGGCACGATCGCGGTTCCCCATTGGCACGGGTTACCCGATGAAAGGACCATGGCAACGCTGAGCGACATGATCGGCCATTACAAGAAGTCCAAACTGCTGGCCGAACTGGAAGTGCTCGAAGCTTCAGCCCGGGGATTTCCGGCTGTGATCGTCAATCCCACCACTCCGGTCGGGCCATGCGACTGGAAACCGACGCCCAGCGGCCGCATCGTTCTGGATTTTTTAAACGGACAGATGCCGGCATATGTCGACACCGGTATGAATTTTGTCGCCGTCGAAGACGTCGCCGCCGGACATTGGCTGGCCGCCGAACGGGGACGCATCGGGCAAAGATATATCCTCGGCTGCCGCAACCTGACGTTGAAACAGGTTCTGGATTCGCTGGCTGCCGCCACGCAGCGAAGCGCGCCCCGAATCCGGATGCCCCATGCCGTGGCGCTCGCGGCGGGATACGCGGAAAGCATTTTCTGTTCGATCACCGGGCGCGAACCGCGGATCCCGCTCGAGGGTGTGCGGATGGCCCGTCACAAGATGTTCGTGGATAGCTCGCTGGCTGTCCGCGAACTCGGTTTTGCGCCGGGCAGCGTCGATGCCGCCCTCGAACGGGCTGCACGCTGGTACATGGAGAATAACTATATCGCCAGGGCGAAGTCCGCATGA